In one window of Helianthus annuus cultivar XRQ/B chromosome 17, HanXRQr2.0-SUNRISE, whole genome shotgun sequence DNA:
- the LOC110924551 gene encoding general transcription factor IIF subunit 1-like encodes MYPRFLQMIMNVQHPGLPKADDDILKIESMMEHSLRIFKGLAIKRYKESEPPRRLIGALDKPDYIAPADDKWRHNDSQSDDEEPELKKKMEEKFGRKDSDSSDSDSDGDDEAGNGGDTGAVGASGAGVSSASVAGGTSTGNDEEDTESDDNPPEPGYEVYFDERGVKRIRRIRREDDNAEYVPSDIEVERLKKKQTVVRRKKKAKRNIGSSSVQQSIPQQEPTKEAEMDPNLGFTAAEVADMLSSPPRSSEPAPVVTSAPETPTVTPQDPTPSIASTIRVTTRVSKVFT; translated from the coding sequence ATGTATCCTCGTTTTCTACAGATGATCATGAATGTTCAGCATCCCGGTCTTCCAAAAGCCGACGATGACATCCTGAAGATAGAATCTATGATGGAGCATTCTTTGAGGATATTCAAGGGGCTTGCAATAAAGAGATACAAAGAAAGCGAGCCGCCTAGGAGGTTAATCGGTGCTCTTGATAAACCAGACTACATCGCTCCAGCAGATGACAAATGGCGTCACAATGACAGCCaatctgatgatgaagagccGGAGTTAAAGAAAAAGATGGAAGAAAAATTTGGTCGAAAAGATTCTGATTCTTCTGACAGTGAcagtgatggtgatgatgaagcTGGTAATGGTGGTGATACAGGTGCTGTTGGTGCATCTGGTGCTGGTGTATCGTCTGCTAGTGTAGCTGGTGGTACATCAACTGGTAATGATGAGGAGGATACTGAATCAGATGACAATCCACCTGAGCCTGGGTACGAAGTTTATTTTGATGAACGTGGTGTGAAAAGGATCAGGAGGATTAGGCGAGAGGATGACAACGCTGAATACGTTCCTTCGGATATCGAAGTTGAACGCTTGAAGAAGAAACAAACGGTTGTTCGTCGAAAGAAGAAAGCAAAAAGGAACATTGGTTCTTCGTCTGTGCAACAATCCATTCCACAACAAGAACCTACAAAAGAAGCGGAGATGGATCCAAACCTTGGATTCACGGCCGCTGAAGTTGCTGATATGTTGTCGTCTCCTCCAAGATCCTCCGAACCAGCTCCTGTAGTGACTTCAGCTCCTGAAACTCCTACAGTGACTCCTCAAGATCCAACTCCTTCAATTGCATCGACCATtcgtgtgacaacccgagtttccaagGTCTTTACTTGA